In a genomic window of Callithrix jacchus isolate 240 chromosome 22, calJac240_pri, whole genome shotgun sequence:
- the GGN gene encoding gametogenetin isoform X2 translates to MPPPEEAAAVSAPSLAPAGTLLPGPSKWQRPAGTPAPRSRRLLEASHRGQGDPPSLRSLPPKSPPPPPPPRQLSMKDTVPRAPSQSPPSLEPWKPPPPLLSEWQPADRRITPALSTPTSTPTESQAGPGSQGQTAGRARGGTPPQAGEGEMVRPAASESSVSLLCKVTFKSGPSLAPPAASSSLAAKASLRGGGGGGFFAASGAISYAEVLRQAPLPPGAARPLGEVPRGAQEAEGGDGDGEGCSGPPSAPASQARAPPPPPYTTFPGSKPKFDWVSAPDGPESHFRFNGAGGGVGAPRRRAASAAALSGPWASSPPPPGQMHSAPEPRRPAPALLAPPMFIFPAPTKVKPVRPGPPGLQELPPMPPPTPPPALPPTPPAASPPPTPQPPALQPTPLPVAPSPTPGPGHAESALAPTPGRGHAESALAPTLAPALPPALAADQTPALDPAPSLAPAPTMAEPSLPTPADAPKSRTRRNKGSRAARGTTREDGLPGDGPRERATATVPDSGGGGGGGSGASQAGSANTGAARHWPPFQVLNSCPCKCYCRHQPRHRRLPRNVSAWLSTPTNHLSKPPWVATIKLAGSLVAELQHYDLQTTHSN, encoded by the coding sequence ATGCCCCCTCCTGAAGAGGCGGCCGCGGTCTCAGCACCATCCCTGGCCCCCGCGGGGACCTTGCTGCCCGGCCCGTCTAAGTGGCAAAGGCCCGCGGGCACTCCAGCGCCCCGGAGCCGCCGCCTGCTGGAGGCAAGCCATCGCGGCCAGGGCGACCCTCCGAGCCTCCGCTCGCTGCCGCCGAAGtcgccaccgccaccgccaccacCTCGGCAACTATCCATGAAGGACACTGTCCCGAGGGCTCCATCCCAATCTCCACCTTCCCTGGAGCCGTGGAAACCGCCACCACCATTACTTTCCGAATGGCAGCCCGCAGACCGTAGAATCACTCCTGCTCTGTCCACACCCACCTCGACCCCCACAGAAAGCCAGGCTGGGCCCGGCAGCCAGGGCCAGACGGCCGGTAGGGCTCGCGGAGGGACGCCTCCCCAAGCGGGCGAAGGTGAAATGGTCCGGCCTGCGGCTTCCGAGTCCAGCGTGAGCCTGCTGTGCAAAGTCACCTTCAAGTCCGGGCCCTCTTTAGCCCCTCCGGCAGCCTCGAGTTCCTTAGCAGCCAAAGCTTCGCTCCGGGGCGGCGGAGGCGGCGGCTTCTTTGCTGCCTCAGGTGCCATCTCTTACGCTGAGGTCCTGAGGCAAGCGCCCCTGCCTCCTGGAGCCGCTCGCCCCTTGGGAGAGGTTCCGCGAGGGGCACAGGAAGCCGAGGGAGGCGATGGAGACGGCGAAGGGTGCTCTGGCCCTCCCTCGGCGCCTGCGTCCCAAGCCCGGGCCCCACCGCCGCCACCCTACACCACCTTCCCAGGCTCGAAGCCCAAATTCGACTGGGTGAGCGCTCCCGACGGCCCTGAAAGCCACTTCCGCTTCAACGGGGCTGGCGGAGGCGTCGGGGCGCCACGACGGCGCGCAGCCTCAGCAGCCGCACTCTCTGGGCCCTGGGCCTCCTCTCCGCCACCACCAGGGCAGATGCACTCAGCTCCCGAGCCCCGGAGGCCGGCACCTGCCCTGCTGGCGCCGCCTATGTTCATCTTTCCGGCACCCACCAAAGTCAAGCCCGTGCGCCCAGGGCCTCCAGGCCTGCAGGAGTTACCACCAATGCCGCCGCCCACGCCGCCGCCCGCGCTGCCGCCCACACCGCCGGCCGCATCGCCGCCGCCCACACCGCAGCCACCTGCGCTCCAGCCAACGCCGTTGCCGGTGGCTCCCTCACCCACCCCAGGTCCGGGCCACGCAGAGTCAGCCCTGGCTCCCACCCCAGGCCGGGGCCACGCAGAATCAGCCCTGGCTCCCACCCTGGCCCCTGCTCTGCCCCCAGCCTTAGCCGCCGACCAGACTCCGGCCCTGGACCCAGCCCCATCACTGGCTCCAGCTCCCACCATGGCTGAGCCCTCGCTGCCCACGCCCGCGGATGCGCCCAAGTCCCGCACGCGCAGGAACAAGGGTTCCCGTGCAGCCCGGGGCACGACCCGTGAGGATGGCTTGCCTGGAGATGGTCCTCGCGAACGAGCTACAGCTACTGTGCCTGACAGCGGCGGTGGAGGGGGTGGTGGCAGCGGGGCCTCTCAGGCTGGATCAGCTAACACCGGCGCTGCGCGCCACTGGCCGCCCTTCCAGGTGCTTAACTCCTGTCCCTGCAAGTGTTACTGCCGCCACCAGCCACGCCATCGCCGCCTGCCACGCAACGTCTCTGCCTG
- the GGN gene encoding gametogenetin isoform X1: MGNMQSEPSAGGGSRKEQASDRTPDSRRTSLVEPEVTSQAMRLTRGLGVWFPGSSTTRRLLVPRESQASPSTLPLTLERPSPVMPPPEEAAAVSAPSLAPAGTLLPGPSKWQRPAGTPAPRSRRLLEASHRGQGDPPSLRSLPPKSPPPPPPPRQLSMKDTVPRAPSQSPPSLEPWKPPPPLLSEWQPADRRITPALSTPTSTPTESQAGPGSQGQTAGRARGGTPPQAGEGEMVRPAASESSVSLLCKVTFKSGPSLAPPAASSSLAAKASLRGGGGGGFFAASGAISYAEVLRQAPLPPGAARPLGEVPRGAQEAEGGDGDGEGCSGPPSAPASQARAPPPPPYTTFPGSKPKFDWVSAPDGPESHFRFNGAGGGVGAPRRRAASAAALSGPWASSPPPPGQMHSAPEPRRPAPALLAPPMFIFPAPTKVKPVRPGPPGLQELPPMPPPTPPPALPPTPPAASPPPTPQPPALQPTPLPVAPSPTPGPGHAESALAPTPGRGHAESALAPTLAPALPPALAADQTPALDPAPSLAPAPTMAEPSLPTPADAPKSRTRRNKGSRAARGTTREDGLPGDGPRERATATVPDSGGGGGGGSGASQAGSANTGAARHWPPFQVLNSCPCKCYCRHQPRHRRLPRNVSAWLSTPTNHLSKPPWVATIKLAGSLVAELQHYDLQTTHSN, encoded by the coding sequence ATGGGGAACATGCAGTCGGAGCCGTCCGCGGGCGGGGGCTCCCGAAAAGAGCAGGCCTCGGACCGCACCCCCGACTCCCGCCGGACGTCCCTGGTGGAGCCCGAGGTGACCTCCCAAGCCATGCGCCTGACTCGCGGGCTGGGCGTCTGGTTTCCTGGCAGCTCCACAACCCGGCGCCTCCTGGTACCCAGGGAGTCCCAGGCCTCACCCTCGACCCTGCCCCTCACCTTAGAACGGCCCTCTCCAGTGATGCCCCCTCCTGAAGAGGCGGCCGCGGTCTCAGCACCATCCCTGGCCCCCGCGGGGACCTTGCTGCCCGGCCCGTCTAAGTGGCAAAGGCCCGCGGGCACTCCAGCGCCCCGGAGCCGCCGCCTGCTGGAGGCAAGCCATCGCGGCCAGGGCGACCCTCCGAGCCTCCGCTCGCTGCCGCCGAAGtcgccaccgccaccgccaccacCTCGGCAACTATCCATGAAGGACACTGTCCCGAGGGCTCCATCCCAATCTCCACCTTCCCTGGAGCCGTGGAAACCGCCACCACCATTACTTTCCGAATGGCAGCCCGCAGACCGTAGAATCACTCCTGCTCTGTCCACACCCACCTCGACCCCCACAGAAAGCCAGGCTGGGCCCGGCAGCCAGGGCCAGACGGCCGGTAGGGCTCGCGGAGGGACGCCTCCCCAAGCGGGCGAAGGTGAAATGGTCCGGCCTGCGGCTTCCGAGTCCAGCGTGAGCCTGCTGTGCAAAGTCACCTTCAAGTCCGGGCCCTCTTTAGCCCCTCCGGCAGCCTCGAGTTCCTTAGCAGCCAAAGCTTCGCTCCGGGGCGGCGGAGGCGGCGGCTTCTTTGCTGCCTCAGGTGCCATCTCTTACGCTGAGGTCCTGAGGCAAGCGCCCCTGCCTCCTGGAGCCGCTCGCCCCTTGGGAGAGGTTCCGCGAGGGGCACAGGAAGCCGAGGGAGGCGATGGAGACGGCGAAGGGTGCTCTGGCCCTCCCTCGGCGCCTGCGTCCCAAGCCCGGGCCCCACCGCCGCCACCCTACACCACCTTCCCAGGCTCGAAGCCCAAATTCGACTGGGTGAGCGCTCCCGACGGCCCTGAAAGCCACTTCCGCTTCAACGGGGCTGGCGGAGGCGTCGGGGCGCCACGACGGCGCGCAGCCTCAGCAGCCGCACTCTCTGGGCCCTGGGCCTCCTCTCCGCCACCACCAGGGCAGATGCACTCAGCTCCCGAGCCCCGGAGGCCGGCACCTGCCCTGCTGGCGCCGCCTATGTTCATCTTTCCGGCACCCACCAAAGTCAAGCCCGTGCGCCCAGGGCCTCCAGGCCTGCAGGAGTTACCACCAATGCCGCCGCCCACGCCGCCGCCCGCGCTGCCGCCCACACCGCCGGCCGCATCGCCGCCGCCCACACCGCAGCCACCTGCGCTCCAGCCAACGCCGTTGCCGGTGGCTCCCTCACCCACCCCAGGTCCGGGCCACGCAGAGTCAGCCCTGGCTCCCACCCCAGGCCGGGGCCACGCAGAATCAGCCCTGGCTCCCACCCTGGCCCCTGCTCTGCCCCCAGCCTTAGCCGCCGACCAGACTCCGGCCCTGGACCCAGCCCCATCACTGGCTCCAGCTCCCACCATGGCTGAGCCCTCGCTGCCCACGCCCGCGGATGCGCCCAAGTCCCGCACGCGCAGGAACAAGGGTTCCCGTGCAGCCCGGGGCACGACCCGTGAGGATGGCTTGCCTGGAGATGGTCCTCGCGAACGAGCTACAGCTACTGTGCCTGACAGCGGCGGTGGAGGGGGTGGTGGCAGCGGGGCCTCTCAGGCTGGATCAGCTAACACCGGCGCTGCGCGCCACTGGCCGCCCTTCCAGGTGCTTAACTCCTGTCCCTGCAAGTGTTACTGCCGCCACCAGCCACGCCATCGCCGCCTGCCACGCAACGTCTCTGCCTG